In Pseudomonas hamedanensis, a single window of DNA contains:
- the moaA gene encoding GTP 3',8-cyclase MoaA, with amino-acid sequence MTERALIDGYNRRVDYLRLSVTDRCDFRCVYCMAEDMQFLPRQQILTLEELFQVAQSFVALGTRKIRLTGGEPLIRPGVVQLCEQIAALPGLRELCLTTNGSQLGRLAKPLFEAGVKRLNISLDSLDPQRFKELTRTGDLAQVIEGIDAARAAGFTRTKLNCVVMQGRNDHEINDLVSFAIDRDLDISFIEEMPLGAIAEHSRAESFYSSAQVRERIAERFTLIDSAESTQGPSRYWRVAEAPNIRLGFISPHSHNFCGTCNRVRLTVEGRLLLCLGNEHSMDLKAVLRAHPGHPERLENAIIEAMKLKPYRHNFEVNDDVQVVRFMNMTGG; translated from the coding sequence ATGACAGAGCGTGCATTGATCGATGGTTACAACCGCCGCGTCGACTATTTGCGCCTGTCGGTCACCGACCGCTGTGATTTTCGCTGCGTCTATTGCATGGCCGAGGACATGCAATTTCTGCCGCGCCAGCAAATCCTCACGCTGGAAGAGCTGTTCCAGGTCGCGCAAAGCTTCGTCGCCTTGGGCACGCGCAAAATCCGCCTGACCGGCGGCGAACCGCTGATTCGACCCGGCGTCGTGCAACTGTGTGAACAGATCGCCGCCCTGCCCGGCCTGCGTGAATTGTGCCTGACCACCAACGGTTCGCAGTTGGGTCGGCTGGCCAAGCCGTTGTTCGAAGCCGGGGTCAAGCGCCTCAACATCAGTCTCGACAGCCTCGACCCGCAGCGTTTCAAGGAACTGACCCGCACCGGCGACCTGGCGCAGGTCATCGAAGGCATTGATGCCGCGCGCGCTGCCGGCTTCACCCGCACCAAGCTCAACTGCGTGGTGATGCAGGGACGCAACGACCATGAGATCAACGATCTGGTGAGTTTTGCCATCGACCGCGACCTGGATATCTCCTTTATCGAAGAGATGCCGCTCGGGGCGATTGCCGAGCACAGCCGTGCCGAGTCGTTCTATTCCAGCGCGCAGGTTCGCGAGCGTATCGCCGAGCGGTTTACCCTGATCGATTCGGCCGAATCGACCCAAGGGCCTTCGCGCTATTGGCGAGTTGCCGAAGCACCGAACATTCGCCTGGGCTTTATCTCGCCACACAGCCACAACTTCTGCGGCACCTGCAACCGCGTGCGCCTGACCGTCGAAGGTCGCCTGCTGCTGTGCCTGGGCAACGAGCATTCGATGGACCTCAAAGCAGTGTTACGCGCCCATCCCGGCCATCCGGAGCGCCTGGAAAACGCGATCATCGAGGCGATGAAACTCAAGCCGTATCGGCACAACTTCGAAGTCAACGACGACGTGCAGGTGGTGCGGTTCATGAACATGACCGGCGGCTGA
- a CDS encoding bestrophin family protein, translating to MIVRPRPNQFAVLFTLKGSIAKRIAMRTLMLTLLAAAIVLIELLVPSYFAKINATPFTLLGLSLSIFLSFRNNACYDRWYEGRKAWGEVLLRVRSVMRETQGIEDASLRAPLLRNLCGFAHALNARLRGESEARASADWVSPPIDGAAPDHCGQIIHQVGRQCSALESAGVLSPWRYQLLANHLTSLTQAQAVCDRIKSTPLPFPYTLLLHRTIYLFCLLLPFAMAESLGWLTPLFTAIVSYTFFGFDAIADELEDPFGRDENDLPTDALVRTLERDVLYELGVSPLPPAPQPDDYVLR from the coding sequence ATGATCGTAAGACCGAGACCCAATCAGTTCGCCGTACTGTTCACCCTCAAAGGCTCGATCGCCAAACGCATCGCCATGCGCACCCTGATGCTGACGCTGCTGGCGGCGGCGATCGTGCTGATCGAACTTCTTGTGCCGAGCTATTTCGCCAAGATCAACGCGACACCGTTCACTCTGCTCGGCCTGTCGCTGTCGATTTTCCTGAGTTTTCGCAACAACGCCTGTTATGACCGTTGGTACGAGGGGCGCAAAGCCTGGGGCGAGGTGCTGTTGCGCGTGCGCTCGGTGATGCGCGAGACCCAAGGCATCGAAGACGCCAGCCTGCGCGCGCCGCTGTTGCGCAACCTGTGCGGTTTCGCCCATGCGCTGAACGCACGACTGCGCGGCGAAAGCGAGGCGCGGGCCAGTGCCGACTGGGTCAGTCCGCCAATCGATGGGGCTGCGCCGGATCACTGCGGGCAGATCATCCATCAGGTCGGGCGCCAGTGTTCAGCGCTGGAATCGGCTGGCGTACTGTCGCCATGGCGCTATCAGTTGCTGGCCAATCACCTCACCAGCCTGACCCAGGCCCAGGCCGTGTGCGACCGGATCAAGAGCACGCCACTGCCCTTCCCTTACACCCTGCTGCTGCACCGCACGATTTACCTGTTCTGCCTTCTGCTGCCCTTCGCCATGGCAGAATCCCTCGGTTGGCTGACGCCGCTGTTCACGGCGATTGTCAGCTACACCTTCTTCGGCTTCGACGCAATTGCCGACGAACTGGAAGACCCGTTCGGCCGCGATGAAAACGACCTGCCGACCGACGCATTGGTGCGGACGCTGGAGCGCGACGTGCTGTACGAACTTGGCGTGTCGCCGCTGCCGCCCGCGCCGCAACCGGACGACTACGTGCTGCGTTGA
- a CDS encoding glutamine synthetase family protein, with protein sequence MKFAAIEDARQFLEQNPDIDMIELFILDANGVPRGKLLHREELLAVYESGRPLPSTILGLTVQGEDVENSGLVWDVGDIDCRAYPLEGSLVRLPWRRIPTAAVQVSMHPTEGLPASIADPRHLLIKVIDALRAEGYHPVMACELEFYLLDAKRDHNGRPQPALDADGGRPRHTQVYGLRELEQIEPFLADLYSACKLHGIPARTAISEYAPGQVEITLEHGEALAAMDQAVRYKRLVKAVAHKHGMQATFMAKPFDDLAGTGMHMHVSLADGEGRNLFASEDPAGTPLLRTAIGGMLASLLDSLLLFCPNANSYRRFQANSYAPLAPTWGVDNRTVSLRVPGGPAPTRHIEHRICGADANPYLAAAAILAGIHRGIREELDPGAPVEGNGYAQAKELLPTDWLTSLQALENSAWAREALGQEFLGVYLAVKRAEYRQFMAEVGEQDWRWYLTEA encoded by the coding sequence ATGAAATTCGCAGCCATTGAAGACGCACGTCAGTTTCTTGAGCAGAACCCCGACATCGACATGATCGAGCTGTTTATCCTCGATGCCAACGGCGTGCCGCGCGGCAAGCTGTTGCACCGCGAAGAACTGCTCGCGGTCTATGAAAGCGGTCGGCCGTTGCCGAGCACCATCCTTGGCCTGACCGTTCAGGGTGAAGACGTGGAAAACTCCGGGCTGGTCTGGGACGTTGGCGATATCGACTGCCGCGCCTATCCGCTGGAAGGCAGTCTGGTGCGCCTGCCATGGCGGCGGATTCCGACCGCGGCGGTGCAGGTCAGCATGCACCCGACCGAGGGCCTGCCAGCGAGCATCGCCGACCCTCGCCATCTGCTGATCAAAGTGATCGACGCGCTCAGGGCCGAGGGCTATCACCCGGTGATGGCCTGCGAACTGGAGTTTTATCTGCTCGATGCGAAACGCGATCACAACGGCCGACCGCAACCGGCGCTCGATGCTGACGGTGGCCGCCCGCGACACACGCAAGTCTACGGTCTGCGCGAACTGGAGCAGATCGAGCCGTTCCTCGCCGACCTCTACAGCGCCTGCAAACTGCACGGCATTCCGGCGCGCACGGCGATTTCCGAATACGCACCGGGCCAAGTGGAAATCACCCTCGAACATGGCGAGGCACTGGCAGCAATGGATCAGGCGGTGCGCTACAAACGTCTGGTCAAAGCCGTGGCGCACAAGCACGGCATGCAAGCGACGTTCATGGCCAAGCCGTTCGATGATCTGGCCGGCACCGGCATGCACATGCACGTCAGCCTTGCCGACGGCGAGGGCCGAAATCTGTTTGCGTCCGAAGACCCGGCCGGCACCCCGCTGCTGCGCACAGCAATTGGCGGCATGCTCGCCTCACTGCTTGATTCGCTGCTGCTGTTCTGTCCGAACGCCAATTCCTACCGGCGTTTTCAAGCCAACAGCTACGCACCACTGGCACCGACCTGGGGCGTCGACAACCGCACCGTGAGCCTGCGCGTGCCGGGTGGCCCGGCCCCCACGCGACACATCGAACACCGCATCTGCGGCGCCGATGCCAACCCGTATCTGGCGGCAGCGGCGATTCTTGCCGGCATTCATCGGGGCATTCGTGAGGAGCTGGATCCGGGTGCACCGGTCGAGGGCAATGGATATGCGCAGGCGAAAGAGCTGCTGCCGACCGATTGGCTGACGTCGTTGCAGGCGCTGGAAAATTCCGCGTGGGCGCGGGAGGCGTTGGGGCAGGAATTTCTTGGGGTGTATCTGGCGGTGAAGCGTGCCGAGTATCGGCAGTTCATGGCTGAGGTGGGTGAGCAGGATTGGCGCTGGTATCTGACCGAGGCCTGA
- a CDS encoding NAD(P)/FAD-dependent oxidoreductase, protein MTIRCNSYYTATLNQDTDYPTLQGRHKVDVVIIGGGFTGVATAVELAEKGLKVAIVESHKIGWGATGRNGGQVTGSLSGDGAMRKQMRATLGDDVDDFIWHLRWRGHEIIRQRVEKYAIQCDLKHGHLHAAYKPSHMSDLRKDYAEAVRRGLGDEVSLLDRSQVRDLLQSDLYHGAIKNTRNLHLHPLNLCIGEARAAHSLGALIFENSEVLEIIHGDKPGVRTAHGRIDANQVMLAGDVYHKLEPAQLKGKIFPAMGGIVTTAPLGELARQINPEDLAVYDCRFVLDYYRLTADGRLLFGGGANYSGKDSRDIAAELRPCIERTFPALKGVQIDYQWSCAMGIVINRIAQLGKLSDNVWYCQGYSGHGIATTHIMGEIMSRAITGQMEQFDTFAACQHIRVPMGDLLGNPLLAAGMWYYQMLERLR, encoded by the coding sequence ATGACTATTCGCTGCAATTCCTACTACACCGCCACCCTCAACCAGGACACCGACTACCCGACCCTGCAAGGTCGGCACAAAGTTGATGTGGTGATCATCGGCGGCGGTTTCACCGGTGTCGCCACGGCCGTGGAACTGGCCGAAAAAGGCCTGAAAGTCGCCATCGTCGAAAGCCATAAAATCGGCTGGGGCGCCACCGGGCGCAATGGCGGGCAAGTCACCGGCAGCCTGTCCGGCGACGGCGCGATGCGCAAACAGATGCGCGCGACACTCGGTGATGACGTCGATGATTTCATTTGGCACCTGCGCTGGCGCGGGCATGAAATCATTCGTCAGCGCGTGGAAAAATACGCGATCCAGTGCGACCTCAAACACGGCCATCTGCACGCGGCGTACAAGCCGAGCCACATGAGCGACCTGCGCAAGGATTACGCAGAAGCAGTGCGTCGCGGTCTGGGTGACGAAGTCAGCCTGCTTGACCGCAGTCAGGTCCGCGACCTGCTGCAAAGCGACCTGTATCACGGCGCAATCAAGAACACCCGCAACCTGCATCTGCACCCGCTTAACCTGTGCATCGGTGAAGCCCGGGCGGCGCACAGTCTCGGCGCGCTGATCTTTGAAAACAGCGAAGTGCTGGAGATCATTCACGGCGATAAACCCGGGGTGAGAACGGCCCACGGCCGGATCGACGCCAATCAGGTGATGCTCGCCGGCGACGTCTATCACAAGCTCGAACCCGCCCAGCTCAAGGGCAAGATTTTCCCGGCCATGGGTGGCATCGTCACCACCGCGCCGCTCGGCGAGCTGGCCCGGCAGATCAACCCCGAAGACCTCGCGGTGTACGACTGCCGCTTCGTCCTCGACTATTACCGGCTCACCGCCGATGGTCGTCTGCTGTTCGGTGGCGGCGCCAACTACAGCGGCAAGGATTCACGGGACATCGCTGCCGAATTGCGCCCGTGCATCGAGCGCACCTTCCCGGCGCTCAAGGGCGTGCAGATCGATTATCAATGGAGCTGCGCCATGGGCATTGTGATCAACCGTATTGCGCAACTGGGCAAGCTGTCGGATAACGTCTGGTATTGCCAGGGCTACTCGGGGCACGGCATCGCCACGACGCACATCATGGGTGAAATCATGAGCCGGGCGATTACCGGGCAGATGGAGCAGTTCGACACGTTCGCCGCGTGCCAGCATATTCGCGTGCCGATGGGCGATCTGCTTGGCAACCCGTTGCTGGCGGCGGGGATGTGGTATTACCAGATGCTTGAGCGGTTACGCTGA
- a CDS encoding DeoR/GlpR family DNA-binding transcription regulator: MHDHSIAELPSLRRQKILLLLERDGKVMASELSQHFAVSEDTIRRDLAELDNAGLVQRVHGGALPRPKDSGKDYFTRLDETDEVKVRLAQLAAQHIKDGQIVLFDSGSTTLQVARSLPAEIRITAVTASPLTAIALSEYKGVKVILAGGELNPHSMSASGQEALRLLAGIKADLAITGVCAIHPEVGITSLHFDEVPIKQAMLNGATQVIAVTTADKLGAVEPFVVAPCTRLHRLITELHLGSGSVEDYRRLGIVVEQLPD; encoded by the coding sequence ATGCACGATCATTCCATCGCCGAATTGCCTTCCCTGCGTCGGCAGAAAATCCTTTTGCTGCTTGAGCGCGACGGCAAGGTCATGGCCTCCGAGCTGAGCCAGCATTTTGCGGTGTCCGAAGACACCATCCGCCGCGACCTTGCCGAACTGGACAACGCCGGACTGGTGCAGCGCGTGCATGGCGGGGCGTTGCCGCGACCCAAGGACTCCGGCAAGGATTACTTCACCCGCCTGGATGAGACCGACGAGGTCAAAGTGCGCCTGGCGCAACTGGCGGCGCAGCACATCAAGGACGGGCAGATTGTGCTGTTCGATTCCGGTTCGACCACCTTGCAGGTGGCGCGCTCGTTACCCGCTGAAATCCGCATCACGGCCGTGACCGCTTCACCGTTGACGGCGATTGCGCTGTCCGAATACAAAGGCGTGAAAGTGATTCTGGCCGGCGGGGAATTGAATCCACACTCGATGTCGGCGAGCGGTCAGGAGGCGCTGCGATTGCTGGCGGGCATCAAGGCTGATCTGGCTATTACCGGGGTTTGTGCGATCCATCCTGAAGTGGGGATCACCTCGCTGCATTTCGATGAAGTGCCGATAAAACAGGCGATGCTCAACGGCGCGACGCAGGTGATTGCAGTGACCACGGCGGACAAGCTGGGCGCAGTGGAACCGTTTGTGGTGGCGCCGTGTACGCGTCTGCACAGGCTGATTACAGAGCTGCATCTGGGGTCGGGGAGTGTGGAGGATTATCGGCGGTTGGGGATTGTGGTGGAGCAGTTGCCGGATTGA
- a CDS encoding LysR family transcriptional regulator: MNNLRRLDINLLLTLDVLLVEHNVTRAAQRLHLSQPSVSVHLARLREIFNDPLLLPGPRGMRPTARADELREPLREALEALERAVAPASAFDPAQATHSWKIAATDYGESTVVLPALSHLREQAPGTRLAIIDLTPAQMVKQAEQGVFDLALHISEDAPPELHRRPLFTEHYVLAGRIGHPGLTQAPSREQFCALEHVLVSREGGGFFGVTDKALAEVGLARKVVLSVPHFLMAMSVLASTDLVAMLPSRLVRGNPALQVVDAPLSVPGYEMAMFWAERVHRDPAHKWLREQLLASV, from the coding sequence ATGAATAATTTGAGACGCCTGGATATCAATCTGCTGCTGACGCTCGATGTGCTGCTGGTCGAGCACAACGTCACACGCGCGGCGCAGCGCCTGCACTTGTCGCAGCCGTCGGTGAGCGTGCATTTGGCGCGGTTGCGCGAGATCTTCAATGATCCGCTGTTATTGCCCGGCCCCAGAGGCATGCGCCCGACAGCCCGCGCCGATGAATTGCGCGAGCCGCTGCGTGAAGCGTTGGAGGCGTTGGAGAGGGCGGTGGCGCCGGCCAGTGCGTTTGACCCAGCGCAGGCGACGCACAGTTGGAAAATCGCCGCGACCGACTACGGCGAGTCCACCGTCGTGCTGCCGGCGCTCAGCCATTTGCGCGAACAGGCGCCGGGCACACGGCTGGCGATCATAGATCTGACGCCGGCGCAGATGGTCAAGCAGGCCGAGCAGGGCGTGTTCGATCTGGCCCTGCACATCAGCGAAGATGCGCCGCCGGAGCTGCATCGGCGGCCGCTGTTCACCGAACACTATGTGCTGGCCGGGCGCATCGGCCATCCGGGATTGACCCAAGCGCCCAGCCGCGAGCAGTTCTGCGCGCTGGAACATGTGCTGGTGTCGCGCGAGGGCGGGGGCTTTTTCGGCGTGACCGACAAGGCGCTGGCCGAGGTCGGACTGGCGCGCAAAGTGGTGCTGTCGGTACCGCACTTTCTGATGGCGATGTCGGTGCTGGCCAGCACCGATCTGGTGGCGATGCTGCCGTCACGCCTGGTGCGCGGCAATCCGGCGCTGCAAGTAGTCGATGCGCCGTTGTCAGTACCAGGCTATGAAATGGCGATGTTTTGGGCTGAACGTGTGCACCGCGATCCGGCGCACAAATGGTTGCGTGAGCAATTGCTGGCCTCGGTCTGA
- a CDS encoding NAD(P)H-dependent oxidoreductase, producing MNVLLVYAHPESTSLNGSLRDFTVQRLQAAGHTVQVSDLYAMKWKPVLDADDAPQRDPSQPFHASLDSKRAYADGTQAADIAREQDKLLWADALILQFPMWWFSMPAILKGWFDRVYAYGFAYGVGEHSDSRWGERYGEGKMKGKRAMLLVTTGGWESHYSPRGINGPMDDLLFPIQHGILYYPGFEVVPPFVVYRTSRMDEARYAETTAELGLRLDELWSARPIGFRQQNGGEYEIPALTLKDDIAPDLEGFSAHIR from the coding sequence ATGAACGTATTACTGGTCTACGCCCACCCTGAATCGACTTCGCTCAACGGCTCACTGCGCGACTTCACCGTCCAGCGCCTGCAAGCCGCCGGCCACACCGTGCAGGTCTCCGACCTCTACGCGATGAAGTGGAAACCGGTGCTCGACGCCGACGACGCACCGCAGCGCGACCCATCGCAACCCTTCCACGCCTCGCTCGATTCCAAACGCGCCTACGCCGACGGCACCCAGGCCGCCGACATCGCCCGCGAGCAAGACAAACTGCTGTGGGCAGACGCGCTGATTCTGCAATTCCCGATGTGGTGGTTCAGCATGCCGGCGATTCTCAAAGGCTGGTTTGACCGCGTCTACGCTTACGGCTTTGCCTACGGCGTCGGCGAACACTCCGACAGCCGCTGGGGCGAGCGTTACGGCGAAGGCAAAATGAAGGGCAAACGGGCGATGCTGCTCGTCACGACCGGCGGCTGGGAATCGCATTACAGCCCACGCGGGATTAACGGGCCGATGGATGATCTGCTGTTTCCGATCCAGCACGGGATTCTGTATTACCCGGGGTTTGAAGTGGTGCCGCCGTTCGTGGTGTATCGCACCAGTCGCATGGACGAAGCACGCTATGCCGAGACCACCGCTGAACTGGGGCTGCGCCTGGACGAATTGTGGAGTGCCCGGCCGATCGGGTTTCGGCAACAGAATGGCGGGGAGTATGAGATTCCGGCGTTGACGTTGAAGGATGACATAGCACCGGACCTGGAAGGCTTTTCAGCGCACATCCGCTGA
- a CDS encoding AbrB family transcriptional regulator, whose protein sequence is MKSVLCLLIAAAFGALLQFEGVPHGLLLGSIVVTALFASKTGIAPATPYGLGYIQVTLGIATGLMFGAWHSETASTMLPSLGVLLICLTVQIALAGWWLTRGAGWNRTDALLAVYPGALAAVFDLLESEKASSKVIIVHLMRLLLITVLVSLLIPGHTAAAEVANDPLTTGMALTAFSVIALSVLLGRLLLAIGVPAPFMLTAILVTAVFVKSGWLHGFHMPEWSLNLAALILGVRIGARFQGLGIAELARHGRTAFVSVGLMIVVAAVFAEVAARWLGSDPLSLWLAYMPGAIETIAIVAFGGGLNVVFILTHHLSRMVLLHFAPALWVQMRRVREEV, encoded by the coding sequence ATGAAATCCGTTTTGTGTTTGTTGATTGCTGCCGCTTTCGGCGCGTTGTTGCAGTTCGAAGGCGTACCCCACGGCCTGCTGTTGGGCTCGATTGTCGTTACCGCGTTGTTCGCCAGTAAGACCGGCATCGCCCCGGCAACCCCTTATGGGCTGGGCTACATTCAGGTCACACTGGGCATCGCCACCGGGCTGATGTTCGGCGCCTGGCACAGCGAAACGGCCTCAACGATGTTGCCCAGCCTTGGCGTGCTGCTGATCTGCCTGACTGTACAGATCGCGTTGGCCGGATGGTGGCTCACACGTGGCGCCGGCTGGAATCGCACCGACGCACTGCTGGCGGTTTATCCCGGCGCATTGGCCGCAGTGTTCGATTTGCTTGAGTCGGAAAAGGCCTCAAGCAAAGTCATCATCGTGCACCTGATGCGGCTGCTGTTGATCACCGTGCTGGTGAGTTTGCTGATCCCCGGACACACAGCGGCGGCCGAGGTCGCCAACGACCCACTGACCACAGGCATGGCGCTGACCGCGTTCTCGGTCATTGCTTTGAGCGTATTGCTCGGACGCCTGCTGCTGGCAATCGGCGTCCCGGCGCCGTTCATGCTCACCGCAATTCTCGTCACCGCTGTGTTTGTGAAGTCGGGATGGCTGCATGGCTTTCACATGCCGGAGTGGAGCCTGAATCTGGCCGCACTGATTCTCGGCGTGCGCATAGGCGCACGGTTTCAGGGACTCGGCATCGCGGAACTGGCGCGACATGGCCGCACAGCTTTCGTCTCGGTAGGTTTGATGATTGTCGTCGCAGCGGTATTTGCCGAAGTCGCAGCGCGCTGGCTGGGCAGTGATCCGCTGTCGCTGTGGCTGGCGTACATGCCGGGCGCGATCGAGACGATTGCGATTGTCGCGTTTGGGGGTGGGCTGAACGTGGTGTTTATCCTGACGCATCATCTGAGCCGGATGGTGTTGCTGCATTTTGCCCCGGCGTTGTGGGTACAGATGCGGCGGGTGCGCGAAGAAGTCTGA
- a CDS encoding HD domain-containing protein: protein MVQTLERAIAIAATAHAGQVDKGGAPYILHPLKVMMRMATLEERIVAVLHDVVEDCGVNLDDLRREGFSEEVLTAIASVTKAPGESYDDFVDRAAQNAIGRVVKLADLEENSDLSRIASPSWEDLERVEKYRRAMARLRM, encoded by the coding sequence ATGGTTCAAACCCTCGAACGCGCCATCGCCATTGCCGCCACGGCCCATGCCGGGCAAGTGGACAAGGGCGGCGCGCCGTACATTCTGCATCCGCTGAAAGTCATGATGCGCATGGCCACGCTGGAAGAACGCATCGTCGCCGTGCTGCACGATGTGGTCGAGGATTGCGGCGTCAATCTCGATGACTTGCGCCGGGAAGGTTTCAGCGAAGAGGTGCTGACGGCCATCGCATCGGTGACCAAGGCGCCCGGCGAGTCTTACGACGATTTTGTCGACCGCGCCGCGCAGAACGCGATCGGGCGGGTGGTGAAGCTGGCGGATCTGGAAGAGAACAGCGATCTCTCGCGGATCGCCTCGCCGAGCTGGGAGGATCTGGAGCGGGTCGAGAAATATCGGCGGGCGATGGCGCGGTTGCGTATGTAA
- a CDS encoding fructose-bisphosphate aldolase, whose product MAVHKPLHHYAHMSHPATERPVLLIDADAPLRDLHACLAERLNAVLKYLDLIACTSLPDYAENDINTVTNIARIMVQDVSDVFRVIERRGLAD is encoded by the coding sequence ATGGCCGTACATAAACCGCTTCACCATTACGCCCACATGTCCCACCCCGCCACCGAACGCCCCGTGCTGCTCATCGACGCCGACGCCCCGTTGCGCGATCTCCACGCCTGCCTTGCCGAGCGCCTCAACGCCGTCCTCAAATACCTCGACCTGATCGCCTGCACCAGCCTGCCAGACTATGCCGAAAACGACATTAATACCGTGACCAATATCGCCCGGATCATGGTGCAGGACGTCAGTGATGTGTTTCGGGTGATTGAGCGGCGGGGGCTTGCCGATTAG